A window of Tepidisphaeraceae bacterium genomic DNA:
TTCTGCTGGATGTTTCGGCGGAGGGCGCCTTCGACCGGAACGCTGCGGTCGAGGATCGTCACGATGCGTGCGACCTCGTCTTCCGTCAGTTCCTTGGCACGCTTCTGCGGATCGATCCCAGCTTCCTTCAGAATCGCCCGACCGTTCGTCCGGCCAACGCCGAACAGGTAGGTGATGCTGACCCAGGCCGGCTTATCATTCGGAATGTCTACGCCTGCGATACGGGGCATGTCTAACTCCCAGTTGCGGATCTCGGACCGCCGATTTCGGATGGAAGGATCACTTCAAATCCGCAATCAGAAATCCTCGCTCCGCAATGCTTAACCTTGTTTCTGCTTGTGCTTCGTGTTGGTGCAGATCACGCGCACAATTCCCTTGCGGCGAACGATCTTGCAGTTCTCACAAATCCGGCGAACGCTGCTTCGGACTTTCATGATTCTATTCCTGCCTACAAAGCCAAAAACCGGCCCGAGAACCGGCGAATCGTCAACTATAGCAAAAACATTCCGGGGCCTCAAGCGCTCCCGCAAAGCGTTTTTGTGCTTGAAACATCTGTGCCAGTCACCTCAACGACCGGACGTCGCCTCTCCGCGCCCCGTCTAGCCGCGGGCTTGCCCGCCATGGATTCCTCGAAATCAATGGCGAGCGAGTTCCCGGATTCGATGGAAACCTCTACATCGCGTACGGCGCCCGACCGTCCGTCAGCACGTCCACGCCGGTCTCGGTAACCGCCACCGTATGCTCAAAGTGGGCAGCCGGCTTGCGGTCCTTCGTCACCACGGTCCAGCCATCCGCCAGCAGCACCACTTCGCGGTGGCCAACGACGACCATCGGCTCGACGGCCAACGTCATGCCTGGCCGGAGCTTAAAGTCGCCTCGGAGCTGCTCGGCGGTGACGAAGTTCGGCACCTTTGGATCCTCGTGCATCGATCGCCCGATGCCGTGGCCCACGAACTCGCGAACGACCGAAAAACCGGCCCGCTCGACGTTGTATTGCATCAACCGGGCTACATCCGACCACTTCCGCCCGGGTCGAATGTGCTGCAGCGCGATCGCAAGCGTATCGCTTGTCACGTCGAGCAGCTTCTGCTGCAACGGAGAGATCGTACCGACCGGGACGGTAATCGCGGTATCGGCACAGTAGCCGTTGACCGACAGAGCCAGGTCGAGCGTGACGATGTCGCCGTCCTTCAGCGGGCGGTTGTCGGGGATGCCATGGACGACCTGCTCGTTGACGCTGATGCACGTCTCGGCCGGGTAGCCGGTGTTCGGCTTGTACTCCGGATAGTTTTTGCTCAGGCCGATCGCATCGTTCTTGTCAAGCTCGATGCGGGCGATCTCGTTCAGTTCCGCCGTCGTGATGCCCGGGCGGACGGCCTCGGCCATTTTGCCAAGAATCTCGTGCCCCACCTTGCCGGTGTGGCGCATCATCTCCAGTTCACGACGAGTCTTAAGAACAATTGGCATCGCACGCGCTGGTTGAACCCGAGTGGACGGGGGAAGCTGAGCCTTCTTGAGCGAATCCTTCATGGCAACAGTACGGGCAGCAATCGTCGAAGATCAGAGAAACTCGCTCAGTCTATGCGTCGGTTTTCGTCCGATCCACGCGCTTCAGGTGATCTCGATAGCCGCTTGCGGTTTCGCAAAACCACATGCTCGAGTTGGCGAAACCGCAAGCATTGGAGTAGATCGACCGCGAACCGGAATTAGTACTGGCGCCCCTTGATCCGCTTGCCTGAGTCGCCGAGGAAGCCGCTGTAGTTGCGCATCAGCAGGTTAGCCTCGATGCGCTGCACCATGTCCAGCGCCACGCTGACCACGATCAGCAGGCCGGTGCCACCCAGGAACTGCGCGATGTTCGGCGGAATGTTCAACCAGGCGCTAATGGCGGTAGGGATGACGGCGACGAAGCACAGGAACGCGGCGCCGACGTAGGTGATGCGCATCATCACCCGTTCCAAATAGTCGGCCGTCCGCTTACCAGGACGCAGGCCGGGAATGAAGCTGCCGTAGTCGCGCAGCTGGTTGGCCATTTCCTTCGGCTGGAACTGCACGGTGGTCCAGAAGTAGGCGAAGAAGTAGATCAGCACCACTTCGACCATGATGTACAGGAACGCCCCACGGCCGAGCTCGATGTTCAGGAAGTTGACGATGCCACCGTACCAGCCACTGATCTGACCATTGGGGTTCACGACGCCGTTCAGCCAACCGACGAGCATGCCGGGGAACAGCATGAGCGACTGGGCGAAGATGATCGGCATCACGCCGCCATGGTTCACGCGAAGCGGCAGGTACTGCTTGCCGCCACCATACACCCGGCGACCGCGGGTGTGCTTGGCCTGCTGAACCGGAATGCGACGCTGGGCCTGCGTGATCAAGATCGCACCGGCGACCACGAACAGGAAGGACGCCGCAAGGAACAGGATGTGACCCGGACCGAACGGCGTCTCGGCGCCACGATTGGCGCTGAAGCTGGTCATCGTCGTCAACTGGATGAACGCGTCAGGCATATTCGCGACGATGCCGGCAAGGATGATCAGCGAGATGCCGTTGCCCATCCCGTACTCGTCGATCTGCTCGCCCAGCCACATCAGGAAGACCGAGCCAGCGACCATGCAAGAAAGCGCCATCACGTAGAACGCCACGACGTTCTGGTACATGAACTGGGCCTGCACTAGCGGCGGGCTCGTGCTGCGCATGTACTGGATCCAGAACACGCCTTGGATCAAGGCCAGCACGACGGTCGCGTAACGCGTCCATTCCTGGATCTTCTTGCGGCCGGTCTCCCCTTCCTTCTGAAGCTTTTCCAGCGTGGGGACGACGGTCGTGAGCAACTGGAAAATGATCGACGCCGAGATGTACGGCATCACGCCGAGCCCGAAAATCGTGCTCTGCTGCAGGCTGCCGCCGCTAAAGAGCGACACGTAGCTGGCGAGCCGCCCCGCGGCCGAGCCGTCCTCGCTCTGCTTCTGTACGAGGTCCTCGAAGTGCTGCTGGTCGACGCCGGGGATCGGAATCCAGTAGCCGACGCGGTAGATCGCCAGCATCAGCAGCGTGAACAGGATCTTGTTCCGCAGCTCGGGCACTTTGAAGATGTTGATGAGGGTCTGGAACATAGTTTCAATCCACGCCTGTGCGGCCGAACGCCATGGAAAGTCACGGTCATCGGACCGACGTGAACGACTGATTACCAAAAGCAGTCATCCTGAGCAAAGCGCCCGGCCTCTACCGTAGCGGTAAAAGCGTGTCGCTTCACTCAGGATGACGTTGTTCGAACTCGTTATTCGCTCTTCGCAGCCGCGTCGCCTTCGGCGTCGGCCGAACGCTTGCCTGTTTTGGGGGCATCGCGCTTCACGAACTTCTTCTTGGGCTTGGGGAACGCGAAGGCTTCGCTCTTCTCGTTCAGCGCGGTGCCACCGGCGGCGCCGATGCGTTCGTGGGCGGCCTTGCTGTACCAGGCGGCGACGATCGTGAGCTTCTTGGACATCTCACCGTCGCCGAGGATCTTCACCGGCAGCTTCAGGTCGGGGACGAGCCCGGCCGCTTCCAGCGCGGGGGCGTCGATCGTCGTGCCGGCATCGAAGCGCTCGAGGTCGGCGAGGTTGACGATGTAGAACTTCCGCTCGAAGTTCACGTTGCTGAAGCCACGCTTGGGGAAGCGCTTGTGCGTCTCGGTCTGGCCACCTTCGTAACCGCGGCGGATGTAGGTGCCGGCGCGAGCGCCCGAACCCTTGTTACCGCGACCCGAGGTCTTACCACGGCCGCTGCTCTCGCCGCGACCCTTCCGCTGCTTCGCCTTGTACTTCGGGGCGTTAGCAGTGATTTCGTGAATCATGCTCATGATTGTTGTCCGTAGGGGCAGGCCTCTGTGCCTGCCCTGCTTTTTGATCGAATAGGCAAAGGGCAGGCACGGAGGCCTGCCCCTACAACTAAGCCGTCACCAGTTCGCCGGCGCCCTTCTCAAGCTGCACGCCGCGGGTCGATTCGACCTGATCCTTGCTCTGCAGCTGGCGGAGTGCCGCCATCGTGGCCTTCACGAGGTTCTTGGGGCTGGTCGAGCCGTAGGCCTTCGTGAGGATGTCGGTGACGCCGGTCAGTTCCATGCAGGGACGGACGCTCTTGCCGGCCGTCACACCCGTGCCCGGACGCGCCGGGACGAGGATGACCGAGCTGGCGCCGCTGGTGCCCTTGACCATGTGCGGGATCGTGGTGCCCTTGAGGTTCACGCGGAACATCTGCTTGCGGGCGTCCTTCGTGGCCTTCTCAACCGCGCCTGGAACCTCGTTGGCCTTGCCGTAACCGATGCCGATGTTGCCCTTACGATCGCCGGCGACGACGAGCGC
This region includes:
- the rpsM gene encoding 30S ribosomal protein S13 is translated as MPRIAGVDIPNDKPAWVSITYLFGVGRTNGRAILKEAGIDPQKRAKELTEDEVARIVTILDRSVPVEGALRRNIQQNIARLRDIGSYRGNRHRRSLPVRGQRSRSNARTRKGPRKTVAGKKGVKELGK
- the rpmJ gene encoding 50S ribosomal protein L36, with amino-acid sequence MKVRSSVRRICENCKIVRRKGIVRVICTNTKHKQKQG
- the map gene encoding type I methionyl aminopeptidase, with translation MPIVLKTRRELEMMRHTGKVGHEILGKMAEAVRPGITTAELNEIARIELDKNDAIGLSKNYPEYKPNTGYPAETCISVNEQVVHGIPDNRPLKDGDIVTLDLALSVNGYCADTAITVPVGTISPLQQKLLDVTSDTLAIALQHIRPGRKWSDVARLMQYNVERAGFSVVREFVGHGIGRSMHEDPKVPNFVTAEQLRGDFKLRPGMTLAVEPMVVVGHREVVLLADGWTVVTKDRKPAAHFEHTVAVTETGVDVLTDGRAPYAM
- the secY gene encoding preprotein translocase subunit SecY, with translation MFQTLINIFKVPELRNKILFTLLMLAIYRVGYWIPIPGVDQQHFEDLVQKQSEDGSAAGRLASYVSLFSGGSLQQSTIFGLGVMPYISASIIFQLLTTVVPTLEKLQKEGETGRKKIQEWTRYATVVLALIQGVFWIQYMRSTSPPLVQAQFMYQNVVAFYVMALSCMVAGSVFLMWLGEQIDEYGMGNGISLIILAGIVANMPDAFIQLTTMTSFSANRGAETPFGPGHILFLAASFLFVVAGAILITQAQRRIPVQQAKHTRGRRVYGGGKQYLPLRVNHGGVMPIIFAQSLMLFPGMLVGWLNGVVNPNGQISGWYGGIVNFLNIELGRGAFLYIMVEVVLIYFFAYFWTTVQFQPKEMANQLRDYGSFIPGLRPGKRTADYLERVMMRITYVGAAFLCFVAVIPTAISAWLNIPPNIAQFLGGTGLLIVVSVALDMVQRIEANLLMRNYSGFLGDSGKRIKGRQY
- the rpsE gene encoding 30S ribosomal protein S5 — encoded protein: MEASVVRIYRCSKVVKGGRTFSFGALVVAGDRKGNIGIGYGKANEVPGAVEKATKDARKQMFRVNLKGTTIPHMVKGTSGASSVILVPARPGTGVTAGKSVRPCMELTGVTDILTKAYGSTSPKNLVKATMAALRQLQSKDQVESTRGVQLEKGAGELVTA